In Aspergillus flavus chromosome 3, complete sequence, one genomic interval encodes:
- a CDS encoding putative small nuclear ribonucleoprotein (hypothetical protein ASPNI_174735) codes for MERLSINDQSAGHQQGNAPPGFPPQNNLLGPMSQGPPQLPPQMFTTAAQLLDLTDKKLVLVLRDGRKLIGVLRSWDQFANLVLQDTIERLYAGNLYAEISRGIFLVRGENVLLLGEIDLDKEDDIPPHVQKAPFEEVFKLKKQEDSARKTGDKKRQGKLQGLGFEAEHSGEILF; via the exons CTCTCAATTAACGACCAATCTGCTGGTCACCAACAAGGAAATGCTCCGCCAGGGTTCCCACCGCAGAACAATCTACTGGGTCCGATGTCGCAAGGTCCGCCACAGCTACCGCCGCAGATGTTCACGACCGCTGCTCAATTACTGGATTTAACGGATA AGAAACTCGTCCTAGTGCTACGAGACGGAAGAAAATTGATTGGAGTCTTGAGAAGTTGGGATCAATTCG CCAACCTTGTCCTCCAGGATACTATTGAGCGCTTGTATGCTGGTAATCTCTATGCTGAGATCTCGCGGGGTATTTTCTTGGTTCGAGGAGAGAATGTGTTGCTTCTTGGTGAAATT GACCTCGACAAGGAAGACGATATCCCGCCACATGTGCAAAAGGCCCCATTCGAGGAAGTCTTCAAACtgaaaaagcaagaagacaGTGCGCGAAAGACCGGGGACAAGAAACGTCAAGGCAAACTACAGGGTCTCGGCTTCGAGGCCGAACATAGTGGGGAGATCCTGTTCTAA